One Nitrospirota bacterium DNA segment encodes these proteins:
- the proB gene encoding glutamate 5-kinase, translated as MRDHLLKQAKRVVVKVGSSLVASRGAGLRPDRIDRLADEIARIKAGGREVLLVSSGAIISGIQKLGLTSYPKSLPVKQAAAAVGQSRLMWAYEKAFERLGEKVAQVLLTHQDLADRRRFLNSRHTLTALLDFGVIPIVNENDTVAVDEIRFGDNDSLAAQVAHLVDADLLVILSDVDGLFTEDPRKNQSATLIPLVPEITRDIERRAGVSSSFEGTGGMATKVQAAKKVAAYGVATLILNGDRTGLLPSVFEGAPGGTLFLPKGRRLTSRKHWIAFTLRPKGQVTVDDGAVEALVRRGKSLLASGIVAVRGDFRPGDAVTCADRDGKEFAKGLVNFSAETLDRIKGLKTAELQKVIGPQEYEEVIHRDNLVLL; from the coding sequence GTGCGCGACCACCTCCTGAAACAGGCCAAGCGCGTCGTGGTCAAGGTCGGGAGCAGCCTGGTCGCCTCCCGGGGCGCCGGCCTCCGCCCCGACCGCATCGACCGGCTGGCCGACGAGATCGCAAGGATCAAGGCCGGCGGCCGCGAAGTGCTGCTCGTTTCCTCGGGCGCGATCATCTCGGGCATCCAGAAGCTGGGCCTCACGTCCTATCCGAAAAGCCTCCCGGTGAAACAGGCGGCGGCGGCGGTCGGGCAGAGCCGCCTGATGTGGGCCTATGAGAAGGCGTTCGAACGGCTCGGCGAGAAGGTGGCCCAGGTGCTGCTCACCCACCAGGACCTGGCCGACCGCCGCCGGTTCCTGAACTCCCGCCACACGCTGACCGCGCTGCTCGATTTCGGGGTCATCCCGATCGTCAACGAGAACGACACGGTGGCGGTGGACGAGATCCGCTTCGGCGACAACGACTCGCTCGCAGCCCAGGTGGCGCACCTGGTGGACGCGGACCTCCTCGTCATCCTGTCCGACGTGGACGGGCTCTTCACCGAGGACCCGCGAAAGAACCAGTCGGCGACGCTCATTCCCCTGGTCCCGGAGATCACCAGGGACATCGAGCGGCGGGCCGGGGTCTCCAGCAGCTTCGAAGGGACGGGCGGGATGGCCACCAAGGTCCAGGCGGCCAAAAAGGTGGCCGCGTACGGCGTCGCCACGCTGATCCTGAACGGGGATCGGACGGGCCTGCTGCCGTCCGTCTTCGAGGGAGCGCCGGGCGGCACGCTCTTCCTCCCAAAGGGACGCCGGCTCACGAGCCGCAAACATTGGATCGCCTTCACCCTCCGGCCCAAGGGCCAGGTGACGGTGGATGACGGAGCGGTCGAGGCCCTGGTCCGTCGCGGCAAGAGCCTCCTCGCCTCCGGGATCGTGGCCGTGCGCGGGGACTTCCGGCCCGGTGACGCGGTCACCTGCGCCGACCGGGACGGAAAGGAGTTCGCCAAGGGCCTAGTCAACTTCTCCGCCGAGACCCTGGACCGGATCAAGGGGCTCAAGACCGCCGAGCTCCAGAAGGTGATCGGCCCCCAGGAGTACGAGGAGGTGATCCACCGGGACAACCTCGTCCTCCTCTGA
- the rplU gene encoding 50S ribosomal protein L21: MYAIVETGGKQYRVEPGEVLRVEKLPGEVGATVELKQVRLVQNEAGLQIGRPWVERARVTAEILRQSRTRSITVFKKMRRKNYRRTRGHRQHFTQVRITNIVTA; this comes from the coding sequence GCGATCGTTGAGACCGGAGGCAAGCAGTACCGGGTCGAGCCGGGCGAGGTCCTCCGGGTCGAGAAGCTCCCGGGCGAGGTCGGAGCGACGGTGGAGCTCAAGCAGGTCCGGCTGGTGCAGAACGAAGCCGGGCTCCAGATCGGCCGGCCCTGGGTCGAGCGGGCCCGGGTCACGGCGGAAATTCTCCGCCAGAGCCGGACGCGGTCCATCACGGTCTTCAAGAAGATGCGGCGCAAGAACTATCGGCGCACCAGAGGGCACCGGCAGCACTTCACCCAGGTCCGGATCACGAACATCGTGACGGCCTGA
- the rsfS gene encoding ribosome silencing factor — protein MRRNAIAQESKAKAIAVAQASLEKKADDVLILHVAKLTSIADYLVICSGESERQVQAIADHIAQALAGRRSPPLSTEGAASAQWILMDFGDVVAHIFRSDIRAHYGLERLWADARRVRLPAAQAVASPVAPALATGKTTRRARTRG, from the coding sequence ATCAGGAGGAACGCGATCGCACAGGAGTCCAAGGCTAAAGCCATCGCCGTCGCTCAGGCGTCCCTCGAGAAGAAGGCCGACGACGTCCTGATCCTCCATGTCGCCAAACTGACCTCCATCGCCGACTACCTGGTCATCTGCTCGGGGGAATCCGAGCGGCAGGTGCAGGCCATCGCAGACCATATCGCGCAGGCGCTCGCGGGCCGGCGCTCTCCCCCGCTCAGTACCGAAGGCGCCGCGTCCGCTCAGTGGATCCTCATGGATTTCGGGGACGTCGTCGCCCACATCTTCCGCTCCGACATCCGCGCGCACTACGGACTCGAGCGGCTGTGGGCCGACGCCAGGCGGGTGCGGCTGCCGGCGGCGCAGGCCGTCGCCTCGCCGGTGGCGCCCGCGCTCGCTACGGGAAAGACAACGCGGCGCGCTCGCACGCGGGGATAG
- the obgE gene encoding GTPase ObgE, with protein sequence MLFVDEVRIFVKAGKGGDGVCSFRREKYVPHGGPDGGDGGRGGNVTVAASRRLTTLLDLRYQQQYEAKAGGAGEGSNRHGRNGTDVIVRVPVGTVIADDETGEILADLTADGQDCLVARGGRGGRGNSHFATPTNRVPTHFEHGQPGEARWLRLELKLLADVGLVGFPNAGKSTLIAALSSARPKIADYPFTTLTPNLGVVSWGEDRSFVVADIPGLIEGAHEGKGLGLQFLRHVERTSFLLFLIDISEWAAEDPVRSLETLRNELASYDESLPAKPFAVVGTKLDIKGDEARLNRLRTYCKRHRLRFFPISAVTRQGLEELTTYVGQQVGSLRTPCATTS encoded by the coding sequence ATGTTGTTCGTGGATGAGGTCCGCATCTTCGTCAAGGCCGGCAAGGGCGGCGACGGGGTCTGCAGCTTCCGGCGCGAGAAGTACGTGCCGCACGGCGGCCCGGACGGAGGGGACGGAGGGCGCGGGGGGAACGTCACGGTCGCGGCGTCGCGGCGGCTGACCACGCTCCTGGACCTCCGGTACCAGCAACAGTATGAGGCCAAGGCCGGCGGCGCCGGCGAGGGGTCGAACCGGCACGGGCGCAACGGAACGGACGTGATCGTCCGGGTGCCGGTCGGCACGGTGATCGCCGACGACGAGACCGGCGAGATCCTGGCGGACCTGACCGCCGACGGGCAAGACTGCCTCGTCGCGCGGGGCGGCCGCGGCGGCCGGGGCAACTCCCACTTTGCGACCCCCACCAACCGGGTTCCCACCCATTTCGAGCACGGTCAGCCCGGCGAGGCGCGGTGGCTTCGCCTGGAGCTCAAGCTGCTGGCCGACGTCGGGCTCGTAGGCTTTCCGAACGCCGGCAAGTCCACGCTGATCGCCGCGCTCTCCTCGGCCCGCCCGAAGATCGCCGACTATCCGTTCACGACCCTCACGCCGAACCTGGGCGTCGTCTCGTGGGGCGAAGACCGCAGCTTCGTGGTCGCGGACATTCCCGGACTCATCGAGGGAGCCCATGAGGGAAAGGGCCTGGGCTTGCAGTTCCTCCGTCACGTCGAGCGCACTTCGTTCCTGCTGTTTTTGATCGACATCTCGGAATGGGCGGCCGAGGATCCGGTCCGGAGCCTCGAGACCCTGCGGAACGAGCTCGCCTCCTACGACGAGTCCCTGCCCGCGAAGCCCTTCGCCGTGGTCGGGACCAAGCTCGACATCAAGGGCGACGAGGCCCGCCTGAACCGGCTGCGGACCTACTGCAAACGCCACCGCCTGCGCTTCTTCCCGATCTCCGCCGTCACCCGGCAGGGGCTGGAGGAGCTGACGACCTACGTCGGCCAGCAGGTGGGTTCCCTGAGGACGCCGTGCGCGACCACCTCCTGA
- the rpmA gene encoding 50S ribosomal protein L27: MATNKGGGSSRNGRDSNPQYLGVKAYGGQPIKAGGIIVRQRGTKFFPGFNVGMGRDHTLFALISGIVKFEGGRARQKVSVYPPV, from the coding sequence ATGGCAACAAATAAAGGCGGCGGCTCATCCAGAAACGGCCGGGACAGCAATCCCCAATATCTGGGTGTGAAAGCCTACGGCGGCCAGCCGATCAAGGCCGGCGGCATCATCGTCCGGCAGAGGGGCACGAAGTTCTTTCCCGGGTTCAACGTGGGCATGGGCCGGGACCATACGTTGTTCGCGCTCATCTCGGGTATCGTCAAGTTCGAGGGGGGCCGGGCTCGCCAGAAGGTGAGCGTGTATCCGCCTGTCTGA
- the nadD gene encoding nicotinate-nucleotide adenylyltransferase — MKIGLFGGAFNPIHRCHLTIATQTRDRLGLDRLVFIPSGDPPHKPSATLAPAPHRLEMVRLAIADEPTFSVSEVETSRPAKSYSIDTVRALRAEYGPAAELFFIIGLDAFLDLPTWREPEPLLRSCRFVVVPRPPVQFRSLTGLSLLPPLDAQALSDLEGRRAARLDVSIPGGGLILLALPPCGVSASDIRDRIRRRLSLSNLLPAPVESYIMRFRLYQEERDRTGVQG, encoded by the coding sequence ATGAAGATCGGCCTCTTCGGCGGCGCCTTCAACCCCATCCACCGCTGTCACCTGACCATCGCGACCCAGACGCGTGACCGGCTGGGCCTGGACCGGCTCGTCTTCATCCCGTCCGGCGATCCTCCGCACAAACCGTCGGCCACCCTCGCCCCGGCTCCCCACCGGCTCGAGATGGTGCGGCTGGCCATCGCCGACGAACCGACCTTTTCGGTGTCCGAGGTCGAGACCAGCCGCCCGGCCAAGTCCTACTCCATCGACACGGTCCGCGCGCTGCGGGCGGAGTACGGTCCGGCGGCGGAACTCTTCTTCATCATCGGTCTGGACGCGTTTCTGGACCTCCCGACCTGGCGGGAGCCGGAGCCGCTGCTCCGCTCCTGCCGGTTCGTGGTCGTTCCCCGCCCTCCCGTTCAATTCCGCTCGCTCACGGGCCTGTCGCTCCTGCCGCCGCTGGACGCCCAAGCGCTGAGCGACCTGGAGGGGCGTCGCGCCGCGCGGCTCGACGTCTCCATCCCCGGAGGCGGCCTGATCCTGCTGGCCCTGCCTCCGTGCGGGGTCTCCGCCTCCGACATCCGGGATCGCATTCGCCGCCGGCTCAGCCTGTCAAACCTGTTGCCTGCCCCGGTGGAATCCTATATAATGCGCTTCCGACTCTATCAGGAGGAACGCGATCGCACAGGAGTCCAAGGCTAA